tttcatttgagATTAACCAACTTGCTTTTTTCGAGTAAATTAAAAAGCCAAAATGCATCATTGCAAAGAAGCCACAAAGAATACAGACGAGTAATCAGACCAAATAATATTCATGCAACAGAAGTATTACCTGATAGCGGTTCCTGTACTCTTCAGGAAGCTCCTCAGTAGCCAGTAGAGCATCAAGCATACCAAAGTAAACCTGGGATGGTAAAGAACAACTAAGTATTGCATGCCATGTAATATTATGCATTTCACTTTCCACATGAAAGCAGGATCAGAACTCAGAAGAGTTCGATAACCAGTGCTTTTCGACCAAATATTTATATCCTAATAGTAGTCTACCAAGAGTACAACTGTACCTCCAACCCTCTCACCTTAGATATCCCTTAGTTAATCATTTCATACCCAAACAGTTTATGGTACCAAGATTTAACATGAGCATTCTTTGCTATCACTAATCTTTTCTAAATCTTCTAATGAAATGTCAACAAAAGCACATGTATCCTTACACTATTTAGTTTTATCAAACACCTAATATAGTGCCATCACATGCAGAAGTTTGTAAAGATCAATCATAGCACATAATTGTATGCACAATAAAAAAACAGCTATACAATACTAGACCTGCTCGTAGATATTTACGAAGAGAATATTCTTACCGCCATATCTCCCAATGACTTGCTGCAGATTGGGCATGTGTAGTGACTACATGTGTATGCCTAACATTTCACAACAAAGTGTAAAATTGAATGAGAAACCTTCCTTGAAATTACTTCATTTGAAGAATCAGAAAGAAGATAAGAGATAAATGTTTCAAATACTCTTTACCCCTTGTTCTATAGggaaaaatcctaaaatgagCATGACATACCTGAAAGCAAGCTGAATGCATGTAATGTCCACATGGTAGAGCCCTGACTGTCGCACTTGATGTGAACAAGTCATCACAGCATATTGGGCAGTTCATTTCTAGACCTTTCTCCAGGCACTTGTGAGATGTTGATTTTATTCCCAAGCAACAATTGCATTTCATGCAATGAAAATAGTCAATCCCAAGCCCTTGGCCAACACGGCAAATATTGCAATATGGGCAATGATACACATTCCTGAAAAAAAATGTTCTCAAATTAGCATCCGAAAATCTACaaggaaaagataaataaactgaATCAAATAGGGCACAAGTTTCCAAGCAGTTCCCTCTAAGGCAATCACGCAGCAGTGAACATAGGAAACATTTTCCATATTATTTCACAGAATCACaagtataaataaaacatacatCTGTATatacaagaataaaaaatttgtgaaTATTGGAATCACAATTCCATGTTCAAACATATTTGTATATCCTGTgtcattttgaaaatatatgaatttGCATTACAGGGTATGGATTCAGCATTGCACTCATTTACTTCAATCATTAATAATTACTGAATGTCCTGTATCATTCCTATGAAACCTCCACAAGTTTATTTTGTTTACTAATCGACTTTATACGTTAAATGGTGGATACAGATTATCCATAACCATAGGTGATAAGTTAATCTCAGTTCTAATGTAATTCACTACAATAACCAGGGTACTAGGTCAAAGGCATTTGTTGAAGTTTTACTTCTAAAGCAAGAATCAAATGCAAAAATACCTTTCATCATCAAAAAACTTGCAAATATTGCAATAGTACTTGGCCATTGAAAGTCCATTACATGAAGGAGACATGCATACAGGCCCAACTGGCTGTATAGTCAGACACACCATACACATCATTTCCAATGTTGCTTTTCTGCAATCATCAATGGGTAATTAGAAATATAATCCACATAAAATATTatgaaatatgataaaaaaatatttacctaTCCATTGAGTGGTCGCTCACATTGTCATGGCAAAATCTGCATGTAAATAACTTGCCACAACAAGCTGCACGAACCTTACAATTTCTCTTATAATGCTCACAACCCAAAACTTGCTTCTCTGGGTCCCGAAATGATGGTGCGCGTCCTTCTATTTCTTTATTAGAGGAGTCCCCAGATAAAGCTTTTGGTAACTTCTGCTGGGCAGCAATCCAACGACTACAACATAACATTAACTAATCAACTACAGCTTGATGAGATAAActaaaattctataaaaaatgAAGATGCAGTTTATTGTCAGAATGTCAGATTTATGTAAACAAGAGATAATGGTCACCAGAAGCAACCTTGTCATTAGATTCTGGACAAGATATGCCTTTCTCCTTGGATCAAGAGTTGAGTCACGATAGACCTTCCGGATCTCTGACTCAAGTTCATTCTGATTCATCCGGAATATGTCTTTCCAACCTGGCTTGAACATCTGATCATTGAGGTCCAAGCTTTCTTGATAGTCAGCACCTGAGACAATACCATAACACATGATACTTTCAATTATTCATCCAGCAATTGCCATAGAATGAAAATAACTCGAAAGCAAATTACAAACCTCTTTGAGAAGTGCTACACTCTGATGTTTCTGTTGGTGAAACAGGTACTGGACTCTCTTTTAAGCATTCATTTagccattcattgaacatagtGTTCTTAGTTGCCTGTTTCCAGGTGTCCATCATTTTGTTCTGTTCGTCTTCAGTAAGTGCAGAAGTTACCCATGGTAACATAGATTGGAGAACTTCAGCACCTGTAGTTCCAATTATTCGACCCACTATCTTGTCTTGCTCTTCCACAGTAAAATATTTCCCAAACAATGGCCAGAGCTCAAGTTCTTCCCGAAAAATATGCTGATCCAGGGTCACTCTTATTGATTTGCACATCCCTTGAAGCTTAGTTGCAAGCTCATTGTACTTTCTGATATTATCACTATCTTTAGCATCAGAAGATCCCAAATTAATTTCATCTAAATTCTCCGACATGTGGGACTTCTGCATGGCTTCATGAAGCAATGAAAGCTCAGAAAGAACACAAGAAATatcttcaaataatttttcttcttgcttATGGTCTAGCATGTATGAATGGCTCACATTATGAAGTGTCTCTTTGGATTCCAATGCAGGGAATACTATATCATCTTCAGCATTGCTATGAGCTCTATATAAACCCCATAGAAGACGAAACCTTCCACTAAATTGGTGAATGGTAGTTTCATCACCTTCATTAAGCTTCCCAGACTCAACATCTAAATACTCCAAGTCTTTGCGTATAGCTTTATGGAATTTAAATATGGTATCAATTGGTCTTTCTGTCGATCCTACATCACATGGGCTGCTGTCTGTTTCCCATATGAAAAGACTAGAATTCAGGGATGGGGCAGAAGAGGCGATAGACAAGGAGCGTAAAGACTTGGCTGTAGAAAGTGAACTGAGCCCCAAATTGTTAGTGTTAACTCCTAAAGCTGGCACACAACAAGATCGGGGACTGCAACATTGTTTCTGGATACTTCCATTTTCTAAAGTTTCTTGGACGTCTCCATTCTTGTGCAACTCTGTCGTGTTGCGCTTCACTGATCTTTGGGAATCTGATCCAGTTAACAGAAAACAATCTCTAGCAGATGATGTAGAAGCACAACCACAGGAGGGCTGAACAATATTCTCTTCAATGTCAACAAATGTTTGAGCACGACAGCAACCTAATGCACTTGAAGACAAACACAGACCATAGTTACGAGCCTTGCAAGCCCAACCACAAAAGAGTGTGACTAAAGCAGAGTCTGTCGCTGGAGCTGGAATGAATTGCAAAATTGTTAGATATGGAAGTCTCATGCTAAAGTACTCATCATATATGTATTTTCTttccacaagaagaaaattttaaaatagacagAAAACCTGCtaattgcatatttttcagAAACATCTTTGCTTCATCTTCGGTCAATGATCCAACCAACCATGGCAGCACACGTTCAATCAATTTCAGAGGCATCATGCACAAGCTTTGATACAGAAGTTCACGTTGCCTTTTGATACTAAAGTGCTTCCGTGCAAGTGGAAGAACCTACAGATGAGACAGAATCTAtcatgtattaaaaaaaattaaataaataaaaagatagctTACTGTTGCAACTATTTTGACCAACTTTTTTCCATAATTCAACTAGGGATTAAGAAGTACAGAACCTCTCCTACATCATATTTATCTACCGGAAAGacaaataattaattcacttaATAAAAGCATTGCTCATACTTATCAGGCGTTTACCAAGCTATGACATGCTTTTGAAGATTAACACTACGTACAGTCCACATCTCACTCAAGCAATGAAGACTCACCTGAACTTCTTCATTCTTGAAATGCCTCTGGATGGTTTCCATTATATGATCAGCATGTGAGCACAACTTGGAATAAAATTCAACTTCGGAGTTAGATGTTGCTCCTTCACCTTGAATTCTTTCAATCAAACACCGGAAGTCATTAAATTGGCTTTCTTCTTCAGCATGCTCCTGAAAGAAAGATAGCTCTGCGTCTACTGCTGGAAAAATAACCCTGTCCTCAGCAATACTGCATTTTATAGAAAAGTCAATTAGTCAGTCCTTGAGAATTGAGAGAAAGAATTGACTAAAGAGGGAAGCTTTTAGAAAGTAGATAACTTAACGGACTTTCTTTCAAAATCATTTTGCCACTCAATATACTACAGGAGATCAAAACAACAGATTCTCCTCAAGAGGATAGCATTTAAGAAAGTAGCACACTTCAATCTTTTGTAAATTTCAATTTGTATATCAatatataaaagggaattaaaataCACACTCTTTTATGTTGCAAAATGAGttaaaaaagaaacatccaacaGGAAATCAAAATAATGACTTTTTTTAACTGAAAAAACACGTGATACTTCTACATGGTATAGAACAAAGTTAAAGCAATACCTGTGAAATATGCAAACTTCTGCAATGAATTGCAACCTTTCATTAAAAGCTGACAGATTGGTAAAATCTCCAGACAATTGTATCTTTCTGGTCTCCACTGCTATCtcatttaattcttttttaattgcaTTATGCCAGAGCAATATTTCATCTATCGGATGTGTTCCGGTAGTGTCAGAAACATCTATGATACATTCAGAATATTTCCTTTTCCCCGTTCCTGTGGACTCACATGCACATTTTACTTTCCCAATCTGATGGGTTAATGGACTAGGACTACATTGAACTTGAGAATGATCTACACCATTTTCAACTGTGTTAGCACTACTTCTACCTTCCATCCATGTGTAAATAACCTTCAATAAGCAAGAATATGATCAGTTACATTATCATGACATGTTCAAAGGCATATAAAACGAGAAAGGAACAAAAGAATAATACTCTAAAACATCATTAACATCACACCTTTTGAAGAAGCGTCTCCTCTGGAACTATTTTGCTTAAGTACTTCCGCAAATCCTGAGATTCTTCAGGTGATATAGATGTTGAAAGCCATGGAAGAAATTCAGCCATCATATTCACAGGAATACTGCAAAGGAATTGCCAAACTAAAGATGCTTGTTCCTCCAGAGAGAACTTCTCAATGAGCAGTGGAAAAACCTAGTATCACCCAACAAAACAAAAGTAAGACACACCAAAATCAACAGGGATTTTCATCCTTCTAAAATAAGGTAATAATTTCCATAATAAAACTCGCACATCCATTTCACAAGATAAATATCTGTATTGTTCATACCCTTTTAAGGGAGAGAGAGACTTGAACATAAGCAAACATGCCAACGTGTTAATTGTTTGAATTTTCTGGTTTATAACCCAATCCCAATCACATGGACAGATGTCCATTGTTTGGTTTTTCTCCGAAATGGTACTCTCAGGTTTGCAAATAAAACAAACTATTGACATCTGGTCTAACCTGTAGTCTTCTATGATATGGAGCTACTTTCCTTTACTTTAAAGGATATTAAAGGTTATTATAGTTTGCATATTTTGTATTTGTATACAAGTATATGGGCATTATAGAAGAAAAATCAATATAGTCCTGCTATTGTTCGTATCAAAGACTACACATGACTAGTTTTATGCTAATAAAAGTTACACTACTGATGCTGAATCACAACTTCAAATCAACATGCTTGGGTTAAGGAAAGTAGTCACTAAAGAATATTAAACTTATCAAATAAGCAAAGCACAAATTGGATAACAGACATCGAACAAATATAATCTTTACAGTTATACCACATGGTATGTAGCATCTAGCCTGCAATAACCTGTCAGTAAATAATAGTACCTTTAGCTTATAGTTGTTGggagtgaaaaaagaaaaaaaaaaacaaagctaTGTGAACTATCAACTATGCATTTATCTCAATAGAAGAGTCAAAGTGGACATCTACCTGCTCCTCTTCCTTAGCTAAGTGTTGACTAACTGATGTGTGTAAAGCTCCTGTGCACGATGCTAACTCCCTTGGGAAACTTTCATCGTTATGGGTTGAAGAATTTAGAAGCTCAAATAGATGATCAAAAAGATTGCTTTCCCCCTTGTGTTCAAGAGAATATGTCTGTGCTACGTTCTTCACACGTATGTCTAAAGCTGGAAAAATCACCTACATTCCAGAATAGATTTCCCTCAGAATGTTCAATTGTGGCAGAAAGGCAGGAACCACTATATTGGATCATGAAACATCAATTTGGGAAAGTACAAAGCACGTATATAGgatcaaaatcataaaaaaaacagTCCTTAGACTCCATGAAGAATATATCAATAGCATATGCCACTATAGATAAATGATAAACCAAATGCAAAAGAATGCCCTGAAGATTTAAATCCAAAGGTGACAATGCTCACAGATTTCCATCCGActtatttggaaaaaaaataaaataaaatgcattgCAAGACCAACCCAAATGTCTTTCATACCATAATACCACCAAAATTTGTGTGTATAGAGATAGACCAATCATTTCAAATCAAACAGAAATCCAATCGTGTATCACTAACTAGATAAAGTTACTTCGATATGAAATCTAAATTCAGTCTCAACTCACGGATCAGCACACAACCAATATAATTACAACTATTTACTACTATTTAGTGATAAACAATAGCTCACTGTTCTTATAAACCCATGAAGGAACAAACTAAGGAACCGCAAGTTAATCTCCTCACGCAACATATAGATCAACAAGAGCGGTATAGACATTAGAACTTAGAAGTGATTGTAACTAACATTCTTCAGTTggcaaaagttaaaaaaaaaacaaataaaaagagaaaaaaaaaaagcaaaatctTAATTGAGAATGAGACCCTAGGAAGGGATTCACCATATTAAGGCCTTGCACATCCAATTCATCTTATCAAAAGCCAAAAATAATGAGAATGTGaacgaaattaaaaaaaaaaaaaaattccaaaacatcTTGATTAATGAAAAATCACACTACGAAACTTCAATTTTTCAGCACATgacaaaaaagtaaataaatactTCCACTGAAACTCAATTGTTCTTACCCTATTCAAAATCTCCAAGTTTCTTCTACACCATTTTTCGACACACTTTTAACATGTTCCAAAGAAAGAAACAGAAACGAAAGAACAAAAATCCAGAAAGTGGCGAACCTCATCTTCAGCATTGGAGTGGTGCCTATACATCGATCTGATGAAATGGTACCGTTCAGAGAGCGGCCGGAGCTCGGAGCGGTCACCATCACCGGTGGCGAACGCCATGGCCGATCGGTGCAACGCATCGAGCTCGTTCCTAATCGCCTTGTGGAAGAACGAGAATATCAAAATTGGCGACTCCAATTGCGAAGAACCGTTGAATGCGCCGCCATTGGAAGATTCCACCTTGCTCACGCGATTCGGCAGCACCGCCACTCCCTCCAGGNNNNNNNNNNNNNNNNNNNNNNNNNNNNNNNNNNNNNNNNNNNNNNNNNNNNNNNNNNNNNNCACTTTCTCGGAAGCTCGAATTTTCCCGGAAAATCTCTATTTTTCTATCTCGCGtttcatttcttttgttttttgtttttagttattttttatcgTTTCTCAACAATTAAATCTTTGTATATGAGTGAGAAAGGGAGAaacgtttcttttttttttttcttttctgtgtgCAGATATATAATTATAGATTGTAATAaacgttttttattttttttattttttttatttttttggttgaagaagagaagagaatttGCAAAGGGTTGTTTGGTTAGTTCGATAAGACAAGGTGCGAGGTGTTGTGTTGTGACTTGTTCGAGAGTGAGGGACATGATGACGTTTGTTATTTATATGCCTATGCCCTTGCCACGTGGACTCTGATTTGCCACGTAGGATGATCATGTCATTTGCTGAGTTTTCTTTGTGGTCAATTTTGAAAGGTACTAAGATGCTTCGAGGATTTCATCTTTCAATTGTGTGTATCAAGATCACATCTCTTGTGGtattaaaaaaagtaacaaaaattaaaaagatactaCTACCAACTATCTATAGAAGCTAAATTACACCCATGTAAATAATAGtgcaaaataataatatcaagtTTCTTTAATTCCACGCATTTAagtattaaattttcaattttaatagtataaaaataaaatattaattgaatgttgattaatattaataaaaaatattaatttcttaatttttttaaattgttaatgaaaaaagaatacttcattaattaaaaattttttccttTGTTGCAAAAAGTTATAATCTTACTAGAAAATTCAATTTCACTCTATTTCAAAAAGTTTGTtaagaattcaaatttttgtattattttggaATAAgtatttaaattgattttctaaattttagttAATTGAATCAAATGATAGTTTATATTGAATTAATATGCTTCAATATTGGTCCAATATACCAGTTTTTTTCATTGAATTACAAACTACCATTATGCATGTTAGTTAACTTGAGATAACAATTCGATTATTAGATTCAAATTTGTAGGACCAACTTAACTCATCACGTGTAAAACTTAAGGTATGAAATTAAACATTACTCCATTGTTGGTATGATATTCTATTAccttaatatataattaaaaaatttcatcatATAGGTTAAAGACGATTTTTACGTTTATTTACATGAGCGTATGTGTAATATTTTCTCTTAATCATCATCCTaatattctctttatttttaaatgtcaaatattattaaaaaaaaaggtcttgtttaatttgaaaattagaatgATGTTTAGGATCGATGTTAGTTTGAGAAAATACTATACATCATTATTCTAAtcatacataaatacataaatcaAATTGAGTAACAAAGTAAAAAGCTTTCGCAATGAGACTAGACTCAGTATATTCCATTGTAATTCGGCTGTTCAGATTTCAAAGACTATTTCAGTGATAAGA
The Arachis duranensis cultivar V14167 chromosome 5, aradu.V14167.gnm2.J7QH, whole genome shotgun sequence genome window above contains:
- the LOC107490397 gene encoding zinc finger protein BRUTUS (The sequence of the model RefSeq protein was modified relative to this genomic sequence to represent the inferred CDS: added 29 bases not found in genome assembly) — encoded protein: MATPLTGVQHLEGVAVLPNRVSKVESSNGGAFNGSSQLESPILIFSFFHKAIRNELDALHRSAMAFATGDGDRSELRPLSERYHFIRSMYRHHSNAEDEVIFPALDIRVKNVAQTYSLEHKGESNLFDHLFELLNSSTHNDESFPRELASCTGALHTSVSQHLAKEEEQVFPLLIEKFSLEEQASLVWQFLCSIPVNMMAEFLPWLSTSISPEESQDLRKYLSKIVPEETLLQKVIYTWMEGRSSANTVENGVDHSQVQCSPSPLTHQIGKVKCACESTGTGKRKYSECIIDVSDTTGTHPIDEILLWHNAIKKELNEIAVETRKIQLSGDFTNLSAFNERLQFIAEVCIFHSIAEDRVIFPAVDAELSFFQEHAEEESQFNDFRCLIERIQGEGATSNSEVEFYSKLCSHADHIMETIQRHFKNEEVQVLPLARKHFSIKRQRELLYQSLCMMPLKLIERVLPWLVGSLTEDEAKMFLKNMQLAAPATDSALVTLFCGWACKARNYGLCLSSSALGCCRAQTFVDIEENIVQPSCGCASTSSARDCFLLTGSDSQRSVKRNTTELHKNGDVQETLENGSIQKQCCSPRSCCVPALGVNTNNLGLSSLSTAKSLRSLSIASSAPSLNSSLFIWETDSSPCDVGSTERPIDTIFKFHKAIRKDLEYLDVESGKLNEGDETTIHQFSGRFRLLWGLYRAHSNAEDDIVFPALESKETLHNVSHSYMLDHKQEEKLFEDISCVLSELSLLHEAMQKSHMSENLDEINLGSSDAKDSDNIRKYNELATKLQGMCKSIRVTLDQHIFREELELWPLFGKYFTVEEQDKIVGRIIGTTGAEVLQSMLPWVTSALTEDEQNKMMDTWKQATKNTMFNEWLNECLKESPVPVSPTETSECSTSQRGADYQESLDLNDQMFKPGWKDIFRMNQNELESEIRKVYRDSTLDPRRKAYLVQNLMTSRWIAAQQKLPKALSGDSSNKEIEGRAPSFRDPEKQVLGCEHYKRNCKVRAACCGKLFTCRFCHDNVSDHSMDRKATLEMMCMVCLTIQPVGPVCMSPSCNGLSMAKYYCNICKFFDDERNVYHCPYCNICRVGQGLGIDYFHCMKCNCCLGIKSTSHKCLEKGLEMNCPICCDDLFTSSATVRALPCGHYMHSACFQAYTCSHYTCPICSKSLGDMAVYFGMLDALLATEELPEEYRNRYQDVLCNDCDRKGTSRFHWLYHKCGFCGSYNTRVIKTEATNSSCS